A stretch of Comamonadaceae bacterium M7527 DNA encodes these proteins:
- a CDS encoding DUF4393 domain-containing protein: MAKTVHVALAPVSALVWGYDQIKDFVSTKVAERLKNVPPENITSPKPNVAGPALESLRYTGHESSLSDLYANLLAAAMDKATAHGAHPAFVEIIKQLTPDEAKLVGLFVRKMPYPLINVRWEYENAKDGQTGGQDILVHYSHLGLVAECELPQLTPTYIDNLCRLGLAEVPTFWEYTSKGVYDALESDPQIKAVQQAFEKDAERKVRIERKGLKITQLGRQFAEVCVVRKA; the protein is encoded by the coding sequence GTGGCCAAGACAGTTCATGTTGCGCTCGCGCCGGTGAGCGCACTCGTTTGGGGCTATGACCAAATAAAGGACTTTGTATCAACAAAGGTCGCGGAACGCCTCAAAAACGTGCCGCCAGAAAACATCACGTCACCGAAACCAAACGTCGCCGGGCCTGCGCTTGAGTCGCTGAGGTACACCGGACATGAGTCGTCCCTCAGCGACCTCTATGCAAATCTGCTGGCAGCGGCCATGGACAAGGCCACCGCCCATGGAGCACATCCAGCCTTCGTGGAGATCATCAAGCAATTGACTCCCGATGAGGCAAAGCTTGTTGGGCTATTTGTACGGAAGATGCCCTACCCCCTGATCAATGTTAGGTGGGAATATGAGAACGCCAAGGACGGACAAACTGGCGGGCAGGACATCCTCGTTCACTACTCGCATCTCGGATTAGTCGCTGAGTGCGAACTTCCTCAACTGACGCCCACGTATATAGACAATCTCTGTCGCCTGGGACTTGCGGAAGTGCCGACGTTCTGGGAGTACACCTCGAAGGGCGTGTATGACGCCCTAGAGAGTGATCCGCAGATCAAGGCCGTGCAGCAGGCGTTCGAGAAAGATGCAGAACGGAAAGTGCGGATCGAACGGAAGGGGTTGAAGATTACGCAGTTGGGAAGGCAGTTTGCGGAAGTATGTGTCGTCCGAAAGGCATAG
- a CDS encoding NAD-dependent succinate-semialdehyde dehydrogenase codes for MAYESPLSQLKDSTLLKTKALINGAWVDGNGTFAVTDPATGQHLADVANCGPAHAEQAIATANAAWGAWRKTTAKVRSQILRKWFDLLTANQADLARIMTAEQGKPFAEASGEVAYGASFVEWFAEEAKRVNGETLPTFDNNRRLLVMREPIGVCAAITPWNFPLAMITRKVAPALAAGCPVVIKPAELTPLTALAAAELAMRAGIPAGVLNMLSADADQSIAIGKVLCASDVVRHISFTGSTEVGRILMAQSAPTVKKMSLELGGNAPFIVFDDADIDSAVEGAFASKYRNAGQTCVCSNRLYVQAGVYDEFTTKFAAKVKTAKVGNGFEEGVNQGPLIEEAALEKVQRHVEDAVAKGARVLAGGKRLPGQFFEPTVVADATADMLCAKEETFGPFAPIFKFEHEQEAVDAANNTEFGLASYFYSRDVGRIFRVSEALEYGMVGINVGILATEHVPFGGVKQSGLGREGSSHGMDDYVEIKYLCIGDVLQ; via the coding sequence ATGGCATACGAATCCCCTCTGTCGCAGCTCAAAGACTCCACCTTGTTAAAAACCAAGGCCCTGATCAACGGCGCCTGGGTTGACGGCAACGGTACCTTTGCCGTAACCGACCCAGCCACGGGCCAGCACCTGGCCGATGTCGCCAACTGCGGCCCAGCCCATGCCGAGCAAGCCATAGCAACTGCCAATGCGGCCTGGGGTGCTTGGCGCAAAACCACGGCCAAAGTGCGCAGCCAGATTTTGCGCAAGTGGTTTGACTTGCTAACAGCCAACCAGGCCGACCTGGCCCGCATCATGACGGCCGAACAAGGCAAGCCCTTTGCAGAGGCCAGTGGCGAAGTGGCCTACGGTGCCAGCTTTGTAGAGTGGTTTGCCGAAGAGGCCAAGCGTGTCAATGGCGAGACATTGCCCACCTTTGACAACAACCGCCGTTTGTTGGTCATGCGCGAGCCCATTGGCGTGTGCGCGGCCATTACGCCTTGGAACTTTCCGCTGGCCATGATTACGCGAAAGGTTGCACCAGCACTGGCTGCTGGTTGTCCCGTGGTCATCAAACCCGCAGAACTCACGCCACTGACCGCATTGGCCGCTGCCGAGCTGGCCATGCGCGCAGGCATTCCAGCCGGTGTACTCAACATGCTCAGCGCCGACGCAGACCAATCCATTGCCATTGGCAAAGTGCTGTGCGCCAGCGACGTGGTGCGCCACATCAGTTTTACCGGCAGCACAGAGGTGGGCCGCATTTTGATGGCGCAGTCAGCGCCCACAGTCAAAAAGATGTCGTTAGAGCTGGGCGGCAATGCGCCGTTTATTGTGTTTGACGACGCCGATATTGACAGCGCCGTAGAAGGCGCATTTGCCAGCAAATACCGCAACGCAGGTCAAACCTGTGTGTGCTCCAACCGTTTGTATGTGCAAGCTGGCGTCTACGACGAGTTCACCACCAAGTTTGCCGCCAAGGTCAAAACAGCCAAGGTTGGCAACGGCTTTGAAGAAGGCGTAAACCAGGGGCCGCTCATTGAAGAAGCCGCGCTTGAAAAAGTACAACGCCACGTGGAAGACGCCGTGGCCAAAGGCGCTCGCGTACTGGCTGGTGGCAAGCGCCTACCAGGTCAGTTTTTCGAACCGACCGTGGTGGCAGACGCCACTGCCGACATGCTGTGCGCCAAGGAAGAAACCTTTGGCCCCTTTGCGCCCATCTTCAAGTTTGAGCACGAGCAAGAGGCTGTGGATGCGGCCAACAACACCGAGTTTGGCTTGGCCAGCTACTTTTACAGCCGCGACGTGGGTCGCATATTCCGCGTGAGCGAAGCGTTGGAATACGGTATGGTGGGCATCAACGTAGGCATCTTGGCCACCGAGCACGTGCCCTTTGGCGGCGTCAAGCAAAGTGGCTTGGGTCGCGAAGGCTCCAGCCACGGCATGGACGACTACGTCGAAATCAAGTACTTGTGCATAGGTGACGTACTGCAGTAA
- a CDS encoding DEAD/DEAH box helicase has protein sequence MTESFSELSLAPSLAKAVAQMGYETMTPIQAQAIPVVLQGRDVMGAAQTGTGKTAAFSLPLLQRLLKHENASMSPARHPVRALVLLPTRELADQVAQQIRQYAEHTNLRSAVVFGGMDIKPQIAELRKGVEVLVATPGRLLDHIEGKTAVLNQVEYVVLDEADRMLDIGFLPDLQRILSHLPKQRTTLLFSATFSNDIKKLAGSYLQNPVTIEVARSNATAATVEQRFYAATGEDKRRALLALLKEHKVKQAFVFVNSKLGCARLAKNLERDGLRTAAMHGDKSQDERLKALEAFKGGQVDLLVCTDVAARGLDIKDVPAVFNVDLPYNAEDYVHRIGRTGRAGASGLAISFVANSDARFLGDIEKLIKIKAEVETIDFGQRPGTDFSAAQHPSKHFNDGQRLHQRREEGREKRVESQDPKARYHPPRQVNKDPLFDQPYTPKANNAPASWEASATTRPRGLSANIKPRRKVAALFKAEPQAQTS, from the coding sequence ATGACAGAATCATTTTCAGAATTATCTTTGGCGCCGTCGTTGGCCAAAGCCGTTGCCCAAATGGGCTACGAAACAATGACTCCTATTCAAGCCCAAGCCATCCCAGTGGTGTTGCAGGGGCGAGACGTGATGGGCGCAGCCCAAACGGGCACAGGCAAAACCGCGGCGTTTTCGCTGCCGCTGCTACAGCGTTTGCTCAAACACGAAAACGCATCCATGTCTCCGGCACGCCACCCTGTGCGTGCACTGGTGTTGCTGCCTACGCGCGAGCTGGCTGACCAAGTGGCCCAGCAAATCAGGCAATACGCAGAGCACACCAATTTGCGCAGTGCCGTGGTGTTTGGCGGTATGGACATCAAGCCTCAAATTGCAGAGCTGCGCAAAGGTGTAGAGGTGCTGGTGGCCACACCCGGTCGTTTGCTTGACCATATTGAAGGCAAAACCGCTGTGCTCAATCAAGTGGAGTACGTGGTGCTCGACGAGGCAGACCGCATGCTGGACATTGGCTTTTTGCCAGACTTGCAGCGCATCTTGAGTCACTTGCCCAAGCAGCGCACCACGCTGTTGTTCTCGGCAACATTCTCTAACGACATCAAAAAGCTGGCCGGCAGCTACTTGCAAAACCCGGTCACCATTGAGGTGGCCCGCTCCAATGCAACAGCCGCTACGGTTGAGCAACGCTTTTACGCGGCTACCGGCGAAGACAAGCGCCGTGCGCTGCTGGCCTTGTTGAAAGAGCACAAAGTCAAACAGGCGTTTGTGTTCGTCAACAGTAAACTGGGCTGTGCCCGCCTGGCCAAAAACCTAGAGCGTGATGGCTTGCGCACCGCTGCCATGCACGGCGATAAGAGCCAGGACGAACGGCTGAAAGCCCTTGAGGCTTTCAAGGGTGGACAGGTTGACTTGTTGGTGTGTACCGATGTGGCCGCGCGCGGCCTTGACATCAAGGACGTGCCGGCTGTGTTTAACGTGGACTTGCCTTACAACGCGGAAGACTATGTGCACCGCATTGGCCGTACAGGCCGAGCAGGCGCATCTGGTCTGGCCATTTCGTTTGTAGCCAACAGCGATGCCCGCTTTTTGGGCGACATTGAAAAGCTCATCAAGATCAAGGCCGAGGTTGAAACCATTGACTTTGGCCAACGCCCCGGCACAGACTTCAGCGCCGCGCAACACCCAAGCAAACACTTCAACGACGGTCAACGCTTGCACCAGCGTCGTGAAGAGGGTCGGGAAAAGCGCGTTGAAAGCCAGGACCCTAAGGCACGCTACCACCCACCACGGCAAGTGAACAAAGACCCGTTGTTTGACCAGCCTTACACCCCCAAGGCCAACAACGCGCCTGCGTCATGGGAGGCGTCTGCCACGACGCGGCCACGAGGCCTGTCTGCCAACATCAAGCCGCGACGCAAGGTGGCAGCCTTGTTCAAGGCAGAGCCCCAGGCCCAGACGTCTTAA
- a CDS encoding BrnA antitoxin family protein: MKAKKFEQQFDDGVDITAALDLPKARRVLQEQKRVNLDFPTWMVDSLDREASKLGVTRQSVIKVWLAERLEATASKLPLQRMPADSTQR; encoded by the coding sequence ATGAAAGCTAAAAAATTCGAGCAACAGTTTGATGATGGCGTGGACATTACGGCAGCTTTGGATTTGCCCAAGGCTAGGCGCGTGCTGCAAGAGCAAAAACGGGTAAACCTGGATTTCCCTACATGGATGGTTGATTCGCTAGATCGCGAAGCCAGCAAACTGGGGGTTACTAGGCAGTCTGTTATCAAGGTTTGGCTGGCTGAACGTCTTGAGGCGACAGCTTCCAAGTTGCCGTTACAACGGATGCCCGCGGATAGCACGCAGCGCTGA
- a CDS encoding transglutaminase family protein yields the protein MTTDRRAFLARAAACSAFASAPFALSGLVPSAQAAQPSSNGTYSFSPTPADWQRFAVTTRVDLQNASGSTHIWLPAPSVQNDWQQSDVGVVNTNGTYQWREDGRYGARILAVQFDGTQAAPFVELTNKVQTRSRAAQWQAAPDASIKLDGNERAFWLGPTELLPTDGIVATTAASIVAASDTDEVKARKVYEWIVANTFREPTTKGCGPGDIASMLQTNNLGGKCADINALFVGLCCAAGVPARDVYGLRLAPSAFGYKQLGGNSANLSGAQHCRAEVFINGRGWLAMDPADVTKVMRHETTDWLRDVSNPVVAPVHKALFGAWEGNWMAFNTAHDVLLPDAQGKPVGDAIGFLMYPMAYTNGQFVDHYKPKEFAYQISAQAL from the coding sequence ATGACCACCGATAGACGCGCCTTCTTGGCGCGCGCTGCTGCATGCAGCGCATTTGCCTCAGCCCCCTTTGCTTTGTCTGGCTTGGTGCCAAGCGCACAGGCCGCACAGCCCAGTAGCAACGGCACTTACAGCTTTTCTCCCACACCCGCCGATTGGCAACGCTTTGCAGTGACGACCCGCGTTGACTTGCAAAACGCCAGCGGCAGCACACACATATGGCTGCCCGCACCTTCAGTGCAAAACGACTGGCAGCAAAGCGACGTGGGCGTGGTGAACACCAATGGCACTTACCAATGGCGTGAAGACGGCCGCTACGGCGCACGCATATTGGCGGTGCAGTTTGACGGCACGCAAGCCGCGCCGTTTGTAGAACTCACCAACAAAGTACAAACCCGCAGCCGCGCCGCGCAATGGCAGGCAGCGCCAGATGCCAGCATCAAGCTAGACGGCAACGAGCGCGCGTTTTGGCTGGGCCCTACAGAGCTGCTGCCCACAGACGGCATTGTTGCCACAACAGCCGCCAGCATTGTGGCGGCCTCAGACACCGACGAGGTAAAAGCCCGCAAGGTCTACGAGTGGATTGTGGCCAACACCTTTAGAGAGCCCACCACCAAAGGCTGCGGCCCTGGCGACATTGCCAGCATGCTGCAAACCAACAACTTGGGCGGCAAATGCGCCGACATCAACGCCTTGTTTGTAGGCTTGTGCTGCGCCGCTGGCGTACCAGCCCGCGACGTGTACGGCTTGCGCTTGGCTCCATCAGCGTTTGGCTACAAGCAGTTGGGCGGCAACTCAGCCAACTTAAGCGGTGCGCAACACTGCCGCGCTGAAGTGTTTATCAATGGCCGCGGCTGGCTGGCCATGGACCCCGCAGACGTGACCAAAGTCATGCGCCACGAAACCACTGACTGGCTGCGCGACGTGAGCAACCCAGTGGTTGCACCCGTGCACAAAGCGCTGTTTGGCGCGTGGGAAGGCAACTGGATGGCCTTCAACACAGCCCACGACGTGCTGCTACCTGATGCGCAAGGCAAACCAGTGGGCGACGCCATTGGCTTTTTGATGTACCCCATGGCCTACACCAACGGCCAGTTTGTAGACCACTACAAACCCAAAGAGTTTGCCTACCAAATCAGCGCGCAGGCGTTGTAA
- the alaS gene encoding alanine--tRNA ligase, translating to MSQPSSRFTVADIRKTFLAFYAERGHAVVPSSSLVPGNDPTLMFVNSGMVQFKDVFLGTDKRSYNRATSVQACLRAGGKHNDLENVGYTARHHTFFEMLGNWSFGDYFKRESLLWSWELLTEVFQLPKERLLATVYAEDDEAYDIWTQVIGLPPERVIRIGDNKGGRYKSDNFWMMADTGPCGPCSEIFYDHGPHIPGGPPGSPDEDGDRFIEIWNNVFMQFNMAEDGSVSPLPAPCVDTGMGLERLAAILQGVHSNYEIDVFQALIAAAARETGCADLATPSLKVIADHIRATAFLVSDGVIPGNEGRGYVQRRIIRRAIRHGYKLGQKKPFFHKLVPDLVALMGEAYPNLAGKAQHVMDVLKVEEERFYETLATGMEILDAALPAGSTTLAGDVAFKLHDTYGFPLDLTQDVCRERDVEVDAAGFNAAMTRQKEQARAAGKFKMDKALEYAGAANTFVGYEQLSSPATVLGLYVDGVAVERMAAGQAGVVVLDVTPFYAESGGQVGDAGVVTANGVRFDVADTQKIKGDVFGHHGVLAQGGLQVGDTVQAVVDGNARAATVRNHSATHLMHKALRAVLGEHVQQKGSLVDADKTRFDFTHNAPVTDAQIREIERMVNAEVVANAATQARVMNIEAAQATGATMLFGEKYGETVRVLDIGSSRELCGGTHVAATGDIGMFSITAEGGVAAGVRRVEAVTGLNALAYVQHMEQTLGGVAGSLRVTPDEVPARVGAMLEQMRELEKELNAIKGRLASAQGDELVSQSVDVGGVAVLAAKLEGADAKALRETMDKLKAKLKTAVIVLGATDGDKVQIAAGVTPDVVGKLKAGDLVNMVAQQVGGKGGGKPDMAMAGGTDAAALPKALASVQAWVAERLA from the coding sequence ATGAGCCAGCCCAGCAGTCGTTTTACCGTCGCCGACATACGCAAGACTTTTTTGGCGTTTTATGCCGAACGCGGCCACGCAGTTGTGCCGTCCAGCTCTTTGGTACCTGGCAACGACCCCACGCTGATGTTTGTGAACTCCGGCATGGTGCAATTCAAGGATGTGTTTTTGGGGACAGACAAGCGCAGCTACAACCGTGCCACCTCTGTACAGGCTTGCTTGCGCGCAGGCGGCAAGCACAACGACCTCGAGAACGTGGGTTACACCGCACGCCACCACACCTTCTTTGAAATGCTGGGCAACTGGAGTTTTGGCGACTACTTCAAGCGAGAGAGTTTGCTGTGGTCTTGGGAGTTGCTCACCGAAGTGTTTCAGTTGCCCAAAGAGCGCTTGCTGGCCACGGTGTACGCCGAAGACGACGAGGCCTATGACATCTGGACCCAAGTCATTGGCTTGCCGCCAGAGCGCGTCATTCGCATTGGCGACAACAAAGGTGGGCGCTACAAGAGTGACAACTTCTGGATGATGGCCGACACCGGCCCTTGCGGCCCCTGCTCTGAAATCTTTTATGACCATGGTCCGCACATCCCGGGTGGTCCTCCCGGCAGCCCTGATGAAGACGGCGACCGGTTCATTGAAATTTGGAACAACGTGTTCATGCAGTTCAACATGGCCGAGGACGGCTCTGTAAGCCCGCTGCCCGCGCCGTGTGTAGACACTGGCATGGGCCTTGAGCGCTTGGCTGCTATTTTGCAAGGCGTACACAGCAACTACGAGATTGACGTATTTCAAGCCCTGATTGCTGCAGCAGCACGCGAGACTGGTTGTGCCGATCTGGCCACGCCCTCACTGAAGGTGATTGCCGACCACATTCGCGCGACCGCGTTTTTGGTGAGCGACGGTGTCATCCCCGGCAATGAAGGTCGCGGCTATGTGCAGCGCCGCATCATTCGCCGCGCCATTCGCCACGGCTACAAGCTGGGCCAGAAAAAGCCCTTCTTCCACAAACTGGTGCCAGACTTGGTGGCGCTGATGGGCGAGGCCTACCCCAACTTGGCTGGCAAAGCCCAGCACGTCATGGACGTGCTAAAGGTTGAGGAAGAGCGTTTTTACGAAACCTTGGCCACAGGCATGGAGATTTTGGACGCAGCTCTGCCCGCTGGCAGCACCACCTTGGCGGGTGACGTGGCCTTTAAGTTGCACGACACCTACGGCTTCCCGCTCGACCTCACACAAGACGTGTGCCGTGAGCGTGATGTAGAAGTGGATGCCGCTGGCTTTAACGCGGCCATGACCCGCCAGAAGGAGCAAGCACGTGCAGCAGGCAAGTTCAAAATGGACAAGGCCCTGGAGTACGCGGGCGCAGCCAACACCTTTGTGGGCTACGAGCAGTTAAGCAGTCCAGCCACCGTGTTGGGTTTGTATGTAGACGGCGTCGCTGTTGAGCGCATGGCTGCGGGCCAAGCGGGTGTGGTGGTGCTGGACGTCACACCGTTTTACGCTGAAAGCGGCGGCCAGGTGGGCGACGCAGGCGTGGTGACGGCCAACGGTGTGCGGTTTGATGTAGCCGACACCCAAAAAATCAAAGGCGATGTGTTTGGCCACCACGGTGTGCTGGCCCAGGGTGGGCTGCAAGTGGGCGACACCGTGCAAGCGGTGGTAGATGGCAATGCGCGCGCTGCAACCGTGCGCAATCACTCAGCCACGCACCTCATGCACAAGGCCTTGCGCGCCGTGTTGGGTGAACATGTGCAGCAAAAAGGCAGCTTGGTAGACGCTGACAAAACCCGTTTTGACTTCACGCACAACGCCCCAGTAACCGATGCACAGATTCGCGAGATAGAGCGCATGGTGAACGCCGAAGTGGTGGCCAATGCGGCTACCCAAGCGCGCGTCATGAACATAGAGGCCGCGCAAGCCACAGGTGCAACCATGCTGTTTGGTGAAAAGTACGGTGAGACCGTGCGCGTGCTGGACATAGGCAGTAGCCGGGAGCTGTGCGGCGGCACTCACGTGGCCGCCACTGGTGATATTGGCATGTTCAGCATCACAGCCGAGGGCGGCGTCGCCGCTGGCGTGCGCCGTGTTGAGGCCGTCACTGGCCTGAACGCCTTGGCCTACGTGCAACACATGGAACAGACCTTGGGTGGTGTGGCGGGCAGCTTGCGCGTGACCCCCGACGAAGTGCCTGCCCGCGTGGGCGCCATGCTGGAGCAAATGCGCGAGCTTGAAAAAGAGCTCAACGCCATCAAAGGCCGCCTGGCTTCTGCGCAAGGCGACGAGCTGGTAAGCCAATCCGTAGACGTGGGCGGCGTGGCGGTGTTGGCAGCCAAGCTGGAGGGTGCTGACGCCAAAGCCTTGCGCGAGACCATGGACAAGCTCAAAGCCAAGCTCAAAACCGCTGTGATTGTGCTGGGCGCCACAGACGGTGACAAGGTGCAAATTGCAGCGGGCGTAACGCCTGACGTGGTGGGCAAGCTCAAGGCGGGCGACTTGGTCAACATGGTGGCCCAGCAAGTGGGCGGCAAAGGCGGCGGCAAGCCAGACATGGCCATGGCCGGCGGCACCGATGCAGCGGCTTTGCCCAAGGCCTTGGCCAGTGTGCAGGCTTGGGTGGCTGAGCGCTTGGCGTGA
- a CDS encoding BrnT family toxin: MIAFEFDLKKSESNSTKHGIDFFQAQDLWNDPMLLEIAAKTDDEPRYLVIGLIDGKHWSAVITYRDAKVRLISVRRARTEEVALYES; encoded by the coding sequence ATGATTGCCTTCGAGTTTGACCTCAAAAAGAGTGAGTCCAACAGCACCAAGCACGGCATTGATTTTTTCCAAGCTCAGGACCTTTGGAACGACCCAATGCTGCTGGAGATTGCAGCAAAAACGGATGATGAACCGCGGTATTTGGTGATTGGTTTGATCGACGGGAAGCATTGGTCGGCGGTCATTACCTACCGAGACGCCAAAGTCCGATTGATATCCGTGCGTCGCGCACGCACAGAAGAGGTAGCACTTTATGAAAGCTAA
- a CDS encoding hemolysin family protein, which translates to MDFLLIFFLTLLNGAFAMSELALASSKKSRLQRMADNGDKGAGAAAKLLDDPTAFLSSVQVGITSIGILNGIVGEAAFSGDVAQLLVGIGVPHGSAPIMATALVVAAITFVTIVFGELVPKRIGQLFPEAVARYVAIPMTVVAKVAHPFVVLLSSTTHFVLNLLRVNSRAEQVVTEEEIEASLAEGLGAGVIEVNEHQMVRNVFALDKRSLSSIMLPRSDIHWLDASDDLEVGLEKARALGHSWYPICKGGLDDVVGVLHMAEMLRLRRRDAHTTLGQHAQPAVYVPETLNGMELLEQYRVAAMRMVFVVDEYGVVQGLLTPLDLLEAITGELKSEEAVDTWATEQPDGSWVLDGAMPASEVKARLQVEALPDEDKGRYNTLAGLLQYVSGELLVTGDFVSIDRWRFSVTLVHGRRIDQIIATPVDVDIQMTTLGE; encoded by the coding sequence ATGGACTTTTTACTCATTTTCTTTCTCACCCTGCTCAACGGCGCGTTTGCCATGTCTGAGCTGGCTTTGGCCTCTAGCAAAAAGAGCCGCTTGCAGCGCATGGCCGACAACGGCGATAAAGGCGCCGGCGCTGCGGCCAAGCTGCTGGATGACCCCACCGCGTTCCTGTCGTCTGTGCAGGTGGGCATTACGTCCATAGGCATACTGAACGGCATTGTGGGCGAGGCGGCTTTCAGTGGCGATGTTGCGCAACTGCTGGTGGGTATTGGCGTGCCACACGGTAGCGCCCCCATCATGGCCACAGCGCTGGTGGTGGCAGCCATTACCTTTGTCACCATTGTGTTTGGCGAGCTGGTGCCCAAGCGTATTGGACAACTGTTCCCCGAAGCGGTGGCGCGTTATGTGGCCATCCCTATGACGGTGGTGGCCAAGGTCGCTCACCCATTTGTCGTGTTGCTGTCCAGCACCACGCACTTTGTGCTGAACCTGTTGCGCGTCAACAGCCGCGCCGAGCAAGTGGTCACCGAAGAAGAAATTGAAGCCAGTTTGGCCGAGGGCTTGGGCGCTGGCGTGATTGAGGTCAATGAGCACCAAATGGTGCGCAATGTGTTTGCGCTAGACAAGCGTTCGTTGTCGTCCATCATGCTGCCGCGCTCAGATATTCATTGGTTGGACGCCAGCGATGACCTTGAGGTGGGCTTGGAGAAGGCCAGGGCGTTGGGCCACTCGTGGTACCCCATTTGTAAAGGTGGCCTTGACGACGTGGTGGGCGTGTTGCACATGGCAGAAATGCTGCGCCTGCGCCGACGCGATGCGCACACCACATTGGGCCAGCACGCACAGCCGGCTGTGTATGTGCCTGAGACGCTCAATGGCATGGAGCTTCTTGAGCAATACCGTGTGGCTGCGATGCGTATGGTGTTTGTGGTGGACGAGTACGGCGTGGTGCAGGGCCTGCTCACGCCGCTTGACTTGTTAGAGGCCATTACCGGAGAGCTCAAGTCCGAAGAGGCGGTAGACACGTGGGCCACAGAGCAGCCCGACGGCTCCTGGGTGCTGGACGGCGCCATGCCCGCCAGCGAAGTCAAAGCGCGGTTGCAGGTAGAGGCGTTGCCCGACGAGGACAAAGGCCGTTACAACACCTTGGCTGGCTTGTTGCAGTATGTGTCCGGCGAATTGTTGGTGACTGGAGACTTTGTTAGTATTGACCGCTGGCGCTTTTCAGTGACTTTGGTCCATGGCCGCCGAATTGACCAAATCATTGCAACCCCAGTTGACGTGGACATTCAAATGACAACACTGGGTGAGTAG
- a CDS encoding symmetrical bis(5'-nucleosyl)-tetraphosphatase: MALYMIGDIQGCDRSLSQLLQHIGFSPSRDTLYALGDLVNRGPGSLATLQRLRELGSSAQCLLGNHDLHLLAVGLAGAKQKRNDTLQDVLQAPQCHALLDWLRSRPLAIAAHGWLMVHAGVAPQWTAAQTMDLARKAQATLGHSDIAVCRHFLQHMYGNTPNQWADAIGAAPVDQLRFIVNVLTRMRLCDKQGRMDFEHKGDASLAPAGLHAWFDVPKRATADTHIAFGHWSTLTPTQVAQKGIGRVLPLDGGCVWGGCLQAAEFKPNSSEVLIHRVACEPSQAPG, from the coding sequence ATGGCACTGTACATGATTGGCGATATACAAGGCTGCGACCGGTCTTTGTCGCAGCTGCTTCAGCACATTGGCTTCTCGCCCAGCCGCGACACCTTGTATGCCTTGGGTGACTTGGTCAACCGTGGCCCAGGCTCGTTGGCAACCCTGCAGCGCCTGCGCGAGCTGGGCAGCAGCGCCCAATGCCTGCTGGGCAACCACGATTTGCACTTGCTAGCCGTTGGCCTGGCGGGCGCCAAGCAAAAGCGCAACGACACGCTACAAGACGTGCTACAGGCCCCACAGTGCCACGCGCTACTGGATTGGCTGCGCAGCCGCCCATTAGCCATTGCTGCGCATGGCTGGCTGATGGTGCACGCAGGTGTTGCGCCACAGTGGACAGCTGCGCAAACAATGGACCTTGCCAGGAAAGCCCAAGCCACGTTAGGCCACAGTGACATTGCAGTGTGTCGGCATTTTTTGCAGCACATGTACGGCAACACGCCCAACCAGTGGGCCGATGCCATTGGTGCTGCACCCGTTGACCAGCTGCGGTTTATTGTGAATGTGCTCACTCGCATGCGCCTGTGTGACAAACAGGGGCGCATGGACTTTGAACACAAAGGCGACGCCAGCCTTGCCCCAGCTGGCTTACACGCGTGGTTTGATGTGCCAAAGCGGGCAACGGCAGACACGCATATTGCGTTTGGCCATTGGTCTACTCTTACGCCCACACAAGTCGCACAAAAGGGCATAGGCCGCGTGCTGCCGCTGGACGGCGGTTGCGTGTGGGGTGGTTGCCTGCAAGCCGCTGAATTTAAGCCGAACAGCAGCGAGGTGCTGATACACCGCGTGGCTTGCGAACCGTCACAGGCGCCGGGCTGA